From the genome of Suricata suricatta isolate VVHF042 chromosome 3, meerkat_22Aug2017_6uvM2_HiC, whole genome shotgun sequence, one region includes:
- the APCS gene encoding LOW QUALITY PROTEIN: serum amyloid P-component (The sequence of the model RefSeq protein was modified relative to this genomic sequence to represent the inferred CDS: substituted 1 base at 1 genomic stop codon), with protein MLLNVELIKAEETLPNLQKAGSQDIGTAPGRAWTSCCFGSLLYLGAFAQTDLSGKVFVFPQESSTHHVTLTPKLESPLKNFTLCFRAYSDLPRAYSLFSYNTPSKENELLIFTNEVGNYILYIRRTKVTFVAMETVPSPVHICTSWESSTGIAEFWVNWKPLVKKGLKQGYVVQGHPKIVLGQEQDSYGGSFXKSQSFVGELGDLYMWDSVLSPEQIRSVWQGSYLPANVLDWRALTYEIKGYVIVKPLVWS; from the exons ATGTTGAGTTGATCAAAGCTGAAGAGACTCTTCCAAATCTGCAGAAAGCAGGATCCCAGGATATTGG CACAGCCCCAGGCCGAGCATGGACAAGCTGCTGCTTTGGGTCTCTGCTCTACCTGGGAGCCTTTGCTCAGACAG ACCTCAGTGGGAAGGTGTTTGTATTCCCTCAAGAATCTTCTACTCACCATGTGACCTTGACCCCAAAGCTGGAGAGTCCTCTGAAGAACTTCACCTTGTGCTTCCGAGCCTACAGCGACCTGCCCCGTGCCTACAGCCTCTTCTCCTACAACACCCCGAGCAAGGAAAATGAGCTCCTGATCTTCACAAATGAAGTTGGGAATTACATCCTGTACATCAGAAGAACCAAAGTCACCTTCGTGGCGATGGAGACGGTCCCCAGTCCTGTGCACATCTGTACCAGCTGGGAGTCCTCCACCGGCATAGCAGAGTTCTGGGTCAACTGGAAGCCGCTGGTGAAAAAGGGCCTGAAGCAGGGTTATGTGGTACAAGGTCACCCCAAAATAgtcctggggcaggagcaggATTCCTACGGGGGGAGTTTTTAGAAGTCCCAGTCCTTCGTGGGAGAGCTGGGGGACCTGTACATGTGGGACTCCGTGCTGTCCCCAGAGCAGATCCGATCAGTGTGGCAGGGCTCCTACCTCCCTGCCAACGTCCTGGACTGGCGCGCGCTGACCTACGAGATCAAAGGGTATGTCATTGTCAAGCCCCTGGTGTGGAGCTGA